A window of Ranitomeya variabilis isolate aRanVar5 chromosome 2, aRanVar5.hap1, whole genome shotgun sequence contains these coding sequences:
- the LOC143809901 gene encoding uncharacterized protein LOC143809901 isoform X1 produces MDLKQIHIPNDNRIMGNTTNRPICHKRQPASRKIRFPERHGSPRYVGLSPPSLEVPAGIRLSSNVSDSSSDQKNQEGTSKSDPHCTILAEKTMVLLSPDHVPMRSMDSPIRQEAAVPGLLFPPASERSSLDGVEFERQLLSSRGFSAELVNTLLLSRKRSTTLIYSRVWNKFLDFYTVPFTKQVPVTPILEFLQKGRELGLSVNTLRVQVSALGALYGCNIAANRWISRFIKSCERSKPVHIPRLPPWDLNLVLEALTSSPFEPLDSIPLKVLTYKVALLVALTSARRVSDIQALSVDPPFLLIFHDRIVLKPDPSYLPKVASTYHRSQEIFLPSFFDSPVTPEQHKFHTLDVRRAILTYIERCQTWRESRALFISFQGHKKGHGVTRATISRWIRDAICLAYTSKGEIPPAGIKAHSTRAMASSWAEQADVPIHLICFLFLWGGSLSLMWGAVVDSLKEHYR; encoded by the exons atggaccttaagcaAATACATATTCCaaatgataacagaatcatggggaataccacaaatcgacctatttgccacaagagacaaccggcaagtagaaagattcgcttccctgaacgccatggatcacccagatatgttggactctctccaccatccttggaggttccagctggcatacgcctttcctccaatgtctctgattcctctagtgatcagaaaaatcaggagggaacaagcaagagtgatcctcattgcaccattctggccgaaaagaccatggttctcttgtctccagaccatgtgcctatgcgatccatggattctcccatcagacaagaagctgctgtcccagggctcctttttccacccgcaagtgaaaggtcttcacttgacggcgtggaatttgagaggcaactattaagttcaagagggttctcagcagaactagtaaacaccctcttattgagcaggaaaagatctaccaccctaatctatagtagggtatggaataaatttttagacttttacacggtaccgttcactaagcaagttccagtcacacctattctagagttcttgcaaaaaggccgagagttggggttatctgtaaataccttaagagttcaggtctcggcattaggagccctatatggatgcaatatagcagctaataggtggatctccagattcataaaatcttgtgaacgtagtaaaccggtccatattccccgtctacctccgtgggatttaaatctagtgctagaggctttaaccagctccccatttgagccactagattcaatacctttaaaagtcctgacatataaagtagccctcttggtagccctaacctcagctagacgggttagcgacatccaggccctatcagtagacccacccttcttactgatattccatgatcggatagtcctaaaaccagacccctcatacctccctaaggtagcgtccacctaccacaggtcacaagagatatttctcccttccttttttgattcacctgtaactccagaacagcataagttccacaccttagatgtcagaagagccatcctgacttatatagaaaggtgtcagacatggagggagagtagggctctgtttatctcctttcagggccacaagaaaggacatggggtcacgagagctaccatatctcgatggatcagagatgctatctgcttggcctatacgtcaaaaggcgagattcctccagcgggtattaaagcgcactcaacacgagccatggcttcctcctgggcggaacaagcagatgtaccgatccatttaatat gtttcctgttcctatggggcggatccctctctctcatgtggggtgctgtcgtggactcattaaaagagcattaccggtaa
- the LOC143809901 gene encoding uncharacterized protein LOC143809901 isoform X2, which produces MDLKQIHIPNDNRIMGNTTNRPICHKRQPASRKIRFPERHGSPRYVGLSPPSLEVPAGIRLSSNVSDSSSDQKNQEGTSKSDPHCTILAEKTMVLLSPDHVPMRSMDSPIRQEAAVPGLLFPPASERSSLDGVEFERQLLSSRGFSAELVNTLLLSRKRSTTLIYSRVWNKFLDFYTVPFTKQVPVTPILEFLQKGRELGLSVNTLRVQVSALGALYGCNIAANRWISRFIKSCERSKPVHIPRLPPWDLNLVLEALTSSPFEPLDSIPLKVLTYKVALLVALTSARRVSDIQALSVDPPFLLIFHDRIVLKPDPSYLPKVASTYHRSQEIFLPSFFDSPVTPEQHKFHTLDVRRAILTYIERCQTWRESRALFISFQGHKKGHGVTRATISRWIRDAICLAYTSKGEIPPAGIKAHSTRAMASSWAEQADVPIHLI; this is translated from the exons atggaccttaagcaAATACATATTCCaaatgataacagaatcatggggaataccacaaatcgacctatttgccacaagagacaaccggcaagtagaaagattcgcttccctgaacgccatggatcacccagatatgttggactctctccaccatccttggaggttccagctggcatacgcctttcctccaatgtctctgattcctctagtgatcagaaaaatcaggagggaacaagcaagagtgatcctcattgcaccattctggccgaaaagaccatggttctcttgtctccagaccatgtgcctatgcgatccatggattctcccatcagacaagaagctgctgtcccagggctcctttttccacccgcaagtgaaaggtcttcacttgacggcgtggaatttgagaggcaactattaagttcaagagggttctcagcagaactagtaaacaccctcttattgagcaggaaaagatctaccaccctaatctatagtagggtatggaataaatttttagacttttacacggtaccgttcactaagcaagttccagtcacacctattctagagttcttgcaaaaaggccgagagttggggttatctgtaaataccttaagagttcaggtctcggcattaggagccctatatggatgcaatatagcagctaataggtggatctccagattcataaaatcttgtgaacgtagtaaaccggtccatattccccgtctacctccgtgggatttaaatctagtgctagaggctttaaccagctccccatttgagccactagattcaatacctttaaaagtcctgacatataaagtagccctcttggtagccctaacctcagctagacgggttagcgacatccaggccctatcagtagacccacccttcttactgatattccatgatcggatagtcctaaaaccagacccctcatacctccctaaggtagcgtccacctaccacaggtcacaagagatatttctcccttccttttttgattcacctgtaactccagaacagcataagttccacaccttagatgtcagaagagccatcctgacttatatagaaaggtgtcagacatggagggagagtagggctctgtttatctcctttcagggccacaagaaaggacatggggtcacgagagctaccatatctcgatggatcagagatgctatctgcttggcctatacgtcaaaaggcgagattcctccagcgggtattaaagcgcactcaacacgagccatggcttcctcctgggcggaacaagcagatgtaccgatccatttaatat ga